A part of Bacteroidia bacterium genomic DNA contains:
- a CDS encoding ATP-binding protein, with product MAEEKSKNALSLPDSIDQSAYHVKTRILSSSLPFSEHAQEFTAKDEYDLEDLVAIEYSYAWEPQHLSHEWWQMNVHPDDFPELLRNLEEAISAGKRFLMHVHRFRISRDEFIMVMNRIGIAYRDEAEPLRITGVMIDITDQQRTENELAMMNYSLGRYAVELARSNEELAQFAYIASHDLQEPLRSISGFAGLLVERSSGQLDEKSHEFIRFIVDGTKRMQLLIRNLLEYSRITTQEQMLKEVNLDEVVDKVRFDLARILEEKGGTITTRNLPSVMGDENQLRQLFQNLIGNAVKFKKPDVPPVITITAEEQERYWQITVEDNGIGIDMNNGERIFQVFQRLHTREEYEGTGIGLAISKKIVEKHKGDIWMESRPGHGTKFHFSLIK from the coding sequence ATGGCAGAGGAAAAAAGCAAAAATGCATTATCACTGCCTGACTCCATTGATCAATCCGCCTACCACGTCAAAACGCGGATCCTTTCTTCCAGCTTGCCTTTCAGCGAACATGCACAGGAATTCACAGCGAAGGACGAGTATGATCTCGAAGATCTTGTTGCAATAGAATATAGCTATGCGTGGGAACCTCAGCACCTGAGCCACGAATGGTGGCAAATGAATGTACATCCTGATGATTTCCCCGAACTGTTGAGAAATCTGGAAGAAGCCATCTCTGCAGGGAAGAGGTTTCTGATGCATGTTCACAGATTCAGAATTTCCCGGGATGAGTTCATTATGGTGATGAACCGGATTGGAATAGCTTACCGGGACGAGGCTGAACCGTTGCGAATTACGGGAGTGATGATTGACATTACTGATCAGCAGCGGACAGAGAACGAACTGGCCATGATGAACTATTCGCTAGGAAGATATGCAGTGGAATTGGCCCGCTCGAATGAAGAGTTGGCGCAATTCGCCTATATCGCTTCGCATGACCTGCAGGAACCTTTGCGAAGTATCAGTGGTTTTGCCGGTCTGCTCGTTGAACGCAGCAGCGGACAGTTGGATGAGAAAAGCCACGAGTTCATCCGGTTTATTGTGGATGGCACAAAGCGAATGCAACTTCTTATCAGGAATTTACTGGAGTATTCGCGCATCACTACCCAAGAGCAAATGCTGAAGGAGGTGAATCTGGATGAAGTCGTGGACAAAGTGCGGTTTGATCTGGCCCGCATCCTGGAGGAGAAAGGAGGAACGATCACTACGCGGAATTTACCTTCAGTGATGGGGGATGAAAACCAGCTCCGGCAACTCTTTCAGAATTTAATTGGTAACGCTGTCAAATTCAAAAAACCTGATGTGCCTCCCGTTATTACCATTACCGCAGAGGAGCAGGAACGCTACTGGCAGATAACAGTGGAGGATAATGGGATTGGAATAGACATGAACAATGGCGAGCGCATATTCCAGGTATTTCAGCGGTTGCACACCCGCGAGGAATATGAAGGCACCGGTATTGGCCTTGCCATCAGCAAGAAAATAGTGGAAAAACATAAAGGAGATATTTGGATGGAATCGCGCCCCGGCCACGGAACCAAATTCCATTTTAGCCTGATAAAATAG
- a CDS encoding PAS domain S-box protein: MGKAMNNLLRILLVEDNPADAGLIGEKLRTNGLTKYNISTVPRLAEAISFLAGNVVDAILLDLSLPDYTGLSGLQHLQQKYSAAPVIVLTACEDEQLALLAIQAGAQDYLYKDELSPQLLHRAIHYSIERHKSEERQRQYDAQCRTLLENNTDLIWSVDDRENIIYINSRAREYFGELYGVSISEGSNFSRILPPEQKRLFRKGLEKAKKGERITLSEFQPYGNASYFDLSIYPISGTDAKISGVSFFARDVTSRKLSKQSLLEHQAHLKGILETNMDYIVALDKDSCVLVYNEKAREFFRETYGHELEKGMAVLEVMDKGHRVHWEDICNRVLLGDRITINNIHLPLNGRYYDYTAYPIQLKNGEIQGITFFFRDVTERKMSDDEIRISEGRFTSLVETMHEGLTYASMDDIMLFCNDQFCAMTGYKKTELIGKNITDLLVPEDWKEFLIARKELRKQGVKDNYEFQLLKKNGKRIWILTSSTPMYNDSGEVEGIFSTHTDISEMKQAIEDVRKSETKYRTLLQTMHEGMVHVNNENMIQYANARFCAMTGYSEQDLIGRFIYDLVFEDEDRELIRQKTELRKLGIGDQYELRLRRIDQDSIWVLVNGSPVKDEEGKVIGAMGTFTDIQDMKLAEQKLIDKNEELNTFVYKASHDLKGPLASIIGLTNLASGEIQDGMAQEYFQLISKSTQRLDRILLELLQTVRIRHNGITNSRIDMPYIVEDVLQSISSAEGYDKIRIKKQLDHIPIFYSDKNLLISILQNIIDNAMKYHDCKAPDPYVALLVYKLGPCLKIEVEDNGPGISIAQQQKVFEMFYRGSLQAKGTGLGLYIAKNAVEKLNGEIRLESAEGAGTRFIITLPWINEEQNDGADAYSRPISPSIFSIPIEK, translated from the coding sequence ATGGGAAAAGCAATGAATAATTTACTAAGAATTCTGTTGGTGGAGGATAATCCGGCTGATGCCGGCCTGATCGGGGAGAAGCTGCGAACGAATGGGCTGACGAAGTATAACATTTCCACAGTGCCACGGCTGGCAGAAGCAATTTCGTTTCTCGCAGGCAATGTGGTAGACGCCATTTTGCTCGATCTTTCATTGCCGGACTACACGGGGCTTTCAGGACTTCAACATTTGCAACAGAAATATTCTGCTGCACCAGTGATCGTATTGACGGCCTGTGAGGACGAACAATTGGCGCTTTTGGCAATACAGGCCGGAGCGCAAGATTATCTTTATAAAGATGAATTATCTCCGCAGTTGCTTCACCGCGCTATTCATTATTCCATTGAACGGCATAAAAGCGAGGAGCGCCAGCGGCAGTATGATGCACAATGCCGCACTTTGCTGGAAAACAATACGGACCTTATCTGGTCAGTAGACGATCGGGAAAATATCATTTATATAAACTCCAGGGCCAGGGAGTATTTCGGTGAGCTTTATGGCGTAAGCATCTCTGAAGGAAGCAATTTCAGCAGGATCTTACCGCCTGAGCAGAAACGACTCTTCAGAAAAGGGCTGGAAAAAGCGAAGAAGGGCGAGCGAATCACCCTTTCGGAATTTCAGCCTTATGGCAATGCAAGTTATTTTGATTTAAGCATTTATCCTATTTCTGGGACCGATGCAAAGATCTCCGGGGTATCCTTTTTTGCCAGGGATGTAACATCACGGAAATTATCAAAGCAAAGCCTTCTTGAGCATCAGGCACATCTAAAAGGCATTCTTGAAACCAACATGGATTACATCGTTGCGCTGGATAAGGATTCCTGTGTGCTGGTATATAATGAAAAAGCCCGGGAGTTTTTTCGTGAAACCTACGGACACGAGCTTGAGAAAGGCATGGCAGTTTTAGAGGTAATGGACAAAGGCCATCGAGTCCATTGGGAGGATATATGTAATCGTGTATTGTTGGGTGATCGAATAACAATCAACAATATCCACTTACCGCTTAATGGCCGGTACTATGATTATACGGCATATCCTATCCAGTTAAAGAATGGAGAGATACAGGGCATAACTTTCTTTTTCAGAGATGTGACCGAACGAAAAATGAGCGATGATGAGATCAGGATAAGTGAAGGCAGGTTCACTTCGCTGGTAGAAACCATGCATGAGGGATTGACTTATGCCAGCATGGATGACATTATGCTTTTTTGTAACGACCAGTTTTGTGCAATGACTGGCTACAAGAAGACAGAGCTGATAGGCAAGAATATTACAGATCTTCTTGTGCCGGAAGACTGGAAGGAATTTTTGATAGCCAGGAAGGAACTGCGAAAGCAGGGTGTTAAAGACAATTACGAATTTCAGTTGCTGAAGAAGAACGGTAAAAGGATCTGGATACTCACCAGTTCCACCCCAATGTACAATGATTCCGGAGAGGTGGAAGGCATTTTCAGCACCCATACGGATATTTCAGAGATGAAGCAGGCCATTGAGGACGTAAGAAAAAGCGAAACGAAATACCGTACATTACTTCAGACCATGCACGAAGGAATGGTACATGTGAACAATGAAAATATGATCCAGTATGCCAATGCCCGTTTTTGCGCGATGACCGGTTACAGCGAGCAGGATCTGATCGGTAGGTTTATATATGACCTCGTGTTTGAAGACGAAGACAGAGAATTGATCAGGCAGAAAACGGAACTGCGGAAGCTTGGAATCGGAGATCAGTATGAGCTGAGATTGAGACGCATAGACCAGGATAGCATCTGGGTGCTGGTGAATGGTTCTCCTGTAAAGGACGAAGAGGGGAAAGTGATAGGCGCTATGGGTACTTTTACCGATATTCAGGACATGAAGCTGGCAGAGCAGAAACTTATAGATAAAAATGAAGAGCTTAACACTTTCGTTTACAAGGCCTCGCATGACCTGAAAGGGCCCCTGGCTTCTATTATCGGACTTACCAACCTTGCCTCAGGTGAAATACAGGATGGGATGGCTCAAGAGTACTTTCAATTGATTTCCAAGAGTACTCAACGCCTCGACCGGATATTACTTGAATTGCTGCAAACCGTGAGGATTCGCCACAATGGTATTACAAATTCCAGGATTGACATGCCTTATATCGTAGAGGATGTGCTGCAAAGTATTTCTTCCGCAGAAGGCTATGACAAAATACGCATAAAAAAGCAGCTTGATCATATTCCGATTTTTTACAGCGATAAAAATCTTCTGATTTCTATTCTTCAGAATATAATTGATAACGCCATGAAGTACCACGATTGCAAGGCTCCTGATCCTTATGTGGCACTCCTGGTGTATAAACTGGGACCGTGCCTTAAAATTGAAGTGGAAGATAATGGCCCCGGTATCAGCATTGCGCAGCAACAAAAAGTGTTTGAAATGTTTTACAGAGGGAGCCTTCAGGCAAAGGGTACCGGTCTGGGACTATACATTGCAAAAAATGCTGTTGAGAAGCTGAATGGAGAGATCCGGCTGGAGAGCGCTGAAGGCGCAGGTACGCGGTTTATTATTACCTTGCCCTGGATTAATGAAGAACAAAATGACGGTGCAGATGCATACTCAAGACCCATATCGCCATCAATATTTTCAATACCCATTGAAAAATGA
- a CDS encoding gliding motility-associated C-terminal domain-containing protein — MEKGKLLFLVGLIGFMGIGNCAFAQASDDGKMRYRITAVQSGNEDVWSMSNIAEVIPAMTVFVPNAFSPNEDGLNEEFKVKGRGIKSCKIQIYDRWGQKIYEGDKLDEGWDGTYKGKVVESNAYLYQVSAIGHGGGARHISGSVTLLR, encoded by the coding sequence ATGGAAAAGGGAAAACTTTTGTTTTTAGTGGGATTAATAGGTTTTATGGGCATTGGGAATTGCGCATTTGCCCAAGCTTCGGATGACGGGAAAATGAGGTACAGGATTACGGCAGTGCAATCGGGAAATGAGGATGTGTGGAGCATGAGCAATATTGCAGAAGTGATACCGGCCATGACGGTTTTTGTGCCCAATGCGTTTTCGCCAAATGAGGATGGTTTGAACGAAGAGTTCAAGGTGAAAGGCAGAGGAATTAAATCTTGTAAAATCCAGATATATGATCGCTGGGGCCAGAAGATATATGAAGGTGATAAACTTGATGAAGGCTGGGATGGTACATATAAAGGAAAAGTTGTGGAGAGCAATGCCTACCTTTACCAAGTCTCAGCCATTGGCCACGGAGGAGGGGCAAGGCATATTTCAGGCAGCGTAACCCTGCTAAGATAA
- a CDS encoding M43 family zinc metalloprotease: protein MKILLIIVLGFVLGIDFLAAQEKQQVICGTDYRSALMAEKYPQLAAEREKKEQLIYEMSQAREEGQMDEAGGSGASRIVPVVFHIIHQYGPENLSKQTILDAVEQLNLDWQKDNPDLSQARTVFQAVAADMDVEFRLARKDPTGNCTEGIVRVESPHTNRGEDVAIKNLSRWDTRKYLNIWVVRDIASIDGFTTAGYAFFPGAVSNALDGIVIDADFMGAGERTLTHEVGHYMNLYHPFQGGCGGSNCNLSGDRVCDTPPTAQQNFGCDKSTNSCSNDSPDQPDMLENFMDYSSCDVMFTTGQKVRVDDAFTVYRSQLISQSNLVATGTDQLYPSLNCKPIADFHSEVQVVCQGESIQFEDLSYNGSVTNYLWNFSGGSPSTSSSANPEITYNTPGLYNVSLTATNSAGSGTTEKKLFVNVLADVSSTKAPYSESFENQNFAATGWSFETDHSTIEWTRSDNASFSGNYSLYLNNRSISSSDGIYSATMPPVDLGAMLTAELEFKVAYAQRSSSSTDQLRIYVSQNCGKTFSPRFVRSASTLETAGGQFINSNFVPSQSQWQTLSLSLGNYLDVRNLVIRFDFISGGGNNIYIDDIQISGAVGIEDQMAGNRMISFYPNPFSSAVNMELNTTDAREVSFTVLDAVGRELTTIDLQQLTGKQEISFSPSELNIKYPGMYFVRGRIDDAPFAYKLTYLNP from the coding sequence ATGAAGATTTTATTGATAATAGTACTGGGCTTCGTATTAGGAATTGATTTTCTTGCTGCACAGGAAAAGCAGCAGGTAATCTGTGGAACCGATTACAGAAGTGCTTTAATGGCTGAAAAGTATCCTCAGCTTGCGGCTGAACGCGAGAAAAAGGAACAGTTGATCTATGAGATGAGCCAGGCGCGAGAAGAAGGGCAAATGGATGAAGCCGGAGGTTCCGGAGCTTCCCGCATTGTTCCGGTGGTTTTTCACATTATTCATCAATATGGCCCGGAAAATTTATCGAAGCAAACGATTCTTGATGCGGTAGAACAGTTGAACCTGGATTGGCAAAAAGACAATCCCGATCTGAGCCAGGCACGTACTGTTTTCCAGGCCGTGGCGGCTGATATGGATGTAGAATTCAGGTTGGCGCGCAAAGACCCAACGGGCAATTGTACGGAAGGTATCGTCAGGGTGGAGTCGCCCCATACTAATCGAGGTGAGGATGTTGCAATTAAAAATCTGAGCCGTTGGGATACACGGAAGTACCTCAATATTTGGGTGGTAAGGGATATTGCCTCCATTGACGGATTTACAACTGCCGGTTATGCATTTTTTCCAGGTGCCGTTTCTAACGCACTGGACGGTATCGTGATAGATGCTGATTTTATGGGCGCAGGCGAACGTACCCTTACTCATGAAGTCGGACATTACATGAACCTGTATCACCCTTTTCAGGGCGGATGTGGCGGCAGCAATTGCAACCTCTCCGGTGACAGGGTTTGCGACACCCCTCCCACAGCACAACAAAATTTTGGCTGCGATAAATCCACGAATTCATGTAGTAATGATTCCCCTGACCAGCCTGATATGCTTGAAAATTTTATGGACTACTCTAGCTGTGATGTTATGTTTACTACCGGGCAGAAGGTTCGGGTGGATGATGCTTTTACAGTATACAGATCTCAATTGATTTCTCAATCCAATCTTGTCGCCACCGGCACGGATCAGCTTTATCCCTCGCTTAATTGCAAGCCTATAGCTGATTTTCATTCTGAAGTCCAGGTGGTATGCCAGGGTGAAAGCATCCAGTTTGAAGACCTTAGCTACAACGGGTCAGTAACCAATTACCTCTGGAATTTTAGTGGCGGCTCACCCTCTACCTCCAGTTCTGCCAATCCTGAGATTACATACAATACACCCGGATTATATAACGTCTCCCTTACAGCCACTAATTCAGCGGGCTCCGGCACTACGGAGAAAAAGCTTTTCGTGAATGTGTTGGCGGACGTCAGCAGCACAAAAGCCCCTTATTCCGAAAGTTTTGAAAACCAGAATTTTGCAGCAACTGGATGGTCATTTGAAACCGATCACAGCACTATTGAATGGACAAGGTCTGACAACGCTTCATTCAGTGGGAACTACTCGCTGTATCTAAATAACCGTAGCATTTCCAGTTCGGATGGGATCTACAGCGCTACCATGCCTCCTGTAGACCTGGGTGCAATGCTTACGGCTGAATTGGAGTTTAAGGTCGCCTATGCCCAGAGAAGTTCTTCATCCACAGATCAGCTCCGTATCTATGTATCGCAGAATTGTGGCAAAACCTTTAGTCCCCGCTTTGTGCGTTCTGCCAGCACATTGGAAACTGCAGGCGGCCAGTTTATTAACTCGAATTTTGTTCCTAGCCAGAGTCAGTGGCAAACCCTTAGTTTAAGTCTCGGAAATTATTTAGATGTGAGAAATCTTGTCATTCGATTTGACTTCATTTCGGGTGGTGGAAATAACATTTATATTGATGATATTCAAATCTCAGGTGCAGTGGGCATAGAGGATCAAATGGCCGGAAACCGCATGATCTCATTTTACCCAAATCCCTTCAGCAGCGCGGTGAATATGGAACTGAATACCACAGATGCAAGGGAGGTTTCCTTCACAGTTCTTGACGCTGTGGGACGCGAACTCACAACCATAGATTTGCAGCAGCTTACCGGTAAACAGGAAATTTCCTTCAGCCCTTCTGAATTGAACATAAAATATCCGGGCATGTATTTCGTGCGTGGAAGAATTGATGATGCTCCCTTTGCTTATAAGCTTACTTATTTAAACCCCTGA
- a CDS encoding response regulator: protein MKKSNKAGKASKYDNVLLIDDNEIDNFINERIITTSDFADHVVVESSGNSALDYLKRTLEKEQDLPRIIFLDLNMPVMDGFGFLDEYDKLFQKYPRMKDETKVIVLSSSISPADLDRASKSPYVYKYLNKPLNEKYLEAINI from the coding sequence ATGAAGAAGAGTAACAAAGCCGGGAAGGCAAGTAAGTATGACAACGTGTTGTTGATAGACGACAATGAGATAGATAATTTCATCAATGAGCGGATTATCACCACTAGCGATTTTGCTGATCATGTAGTGGTTGAATCATCCGGAAACAGCGCCTTGGATTACTTGAAGCGAACGCTTGAGAAAGAACAAGATTTACCCCGAATAATTTTTCTCGATCTTAATATGCCCGTAATGGATGGCTTTGGGTTTCTGGATGAATATGACAAGCTTTTCCAGAAATACCCCCGGATGAAGGACGAGACAAAGGTCATAGTACTTTCCTCTTCCATAAGTCCGGCTGATCTTGACAGGGCATCCAAAAGTCCTTATGTGTACAAATACCTTAATAAGCCCTTAAACGAAAAGTATTTGGAAGCCATCAATATTTGA
- a CDS encoding dicarboxylate/amino acid:cation symporter, whose product MKKLALHWQIIIGLLLGIGWAYLSSFLGWSEFTQDWIKPFGTIFINLLKLIAVPLVLFSIIKGISGLSDVTKLGRIGIKTLGIYLITTVLAVSIGLGLVNAIQPGKLLSEDQRLQNRIEYENWVAGKEGVEILDDKQIVPAAGLSDTANLPEAEKTAEIDEFVKEKIESAEKVKETSPLQFLVDMVPSNIFLSLNDNSLMLQVIFFAIFFGITLLLIPGTHAEPVIAFITGINEVFLKMVDIVMKGAPFFVFALLAGTLSDLAGNDPTSVNEVFKGLGWYALVVFAGLALVVIVVYPVILTTFIKRLSYTGFFKAIGPAQMLAFSTSSSAATLPVTMDCVQDNLGVSRDVSSFVLPVGATVNMDGTSLYQAVAVVFLAQFHMVDLTLGQQLTIVLTATLASIGSAAVPSAGLIMLIIVLDSVGLNPAWIAIIFPVDRILDMCRTVVNVTGDATVATLIASSEGELNYNPEAHK is encoded by the coding sequence ATGAAAAAGCTTGCGCTGCACTGGCAAATCATTATTGGCCTTTTACTGGGAATTGGCTGGGCATATCTTTCCAGCTTCCTTGGATGGAGTGAGTTTACCCAGGATTGGATAAAGCCCTTTGGAACCATATTTATCAATCTGCTGAAGCTTATAGCGGTACCGTTGGTCCTTTTCTCCATCATCAAAGGAATAAGCGGCCTGAGCGATGTAACCAAACTTGGGCGGATCGGCATTAAAACCCTGGGGATATATCTCATCACCACCGTCCTGGCAGTTAGCATCGGTTTGGGGTTGGTGAATGCAATCCAGCCCGGCAAGTTGCTATCTGAAGACCAGCGGCTGCAGAATCGGATAGAGTATGAAAATTGGGTGGCAGGCAAGGAAGGTGTGGAAATTTTGGATGACAAGCAGATAGTTCCTGCAGCAGGCCTCAGCGATACAGCCAATTTGCCGGAAGCAGAGAAAACCGCTGAGATAGATGAATTCGTTAAAGAGAAAATCGAATCGGCTGAAAAGGTTAAGGAAACCAGTCCGTTACAATTTCTGGTAGACATGGTGCCGAGCAATATTTTCCTATCTCTGAATGACAACAGCCTCATGTTGCAGGTGATATTCTTCGCCATCTTCTTTGGGATCACCCTTCTTCTTATTCCGGGAACTCATGCTGAACCCGTTATCGCATTCATCACAGGTATAAATGAGGTTTTCCTGAAAATGGTGGACATTGTGATGAAAGGTGCCCCATTTTTCGTTTTCGCCCTCCTGGCAGGAACACTTTCAGATTTAGCGGGAAACGATCCTACATCAGTAAATGAGGTTTTTAAAGGACTAGGCTGGTATGCCCTCGTGGTTTTTGCCGGTCTTGCGCTGGTAGTCATCGTGGTTTATCCCGTTATTCTCACAACTTTTATCAAACGACTTTCCTACACCGGATTTTTCAAAGCCATAGGGCCTGCACAGATGTTGGCATTTTCTACCAGTTCCAGCGCAGCTACTTTGCCTGTAACGATGGATTGCGTTCAGGATAATCTTGGCGTTTCGCGTGATGTAAGCAGCTTCGTTCTGCCGGTAGGAGCTACCGTAAATATGGACGGCACCAGCCTTTACCAGGCGGTGGCGGTCGTTTTCCTGGCGCAATTCCACATGGTGGATTTAACATTAGGACAGCAACTCACCATCGTACTGACAGCAACACTTGCCTCTATTGGCTCAGCCGCAGTGCCGAGTGCCGGCCTCATTATGCTCATCATTGTGCTGGATTCTGTTGGACTGAACCCCGCATGGATTGCCATCATTTTTCCGGTAGACCGAATACTGGACATGTGCCGGACGGTGGTGAACGTTACCGGTGATGCTACGGTTGCTACCCTAATAGCAAGTTCAGAAGGAGAACTAAATTACAACCCGGAAGCGCACAAATGA
- a CDS encoding SDR family NAD(P)-dependent oxidoreductase encodes MKNIAHITGSSSGIGKAIAEILLERGWRVFGYSRRQTIHHSRYSHRSVDLSIPEAAGDIDFSKELKDAQKVVLINNAGQTDPVKRLGALPEPELIKGIHLNLTAPIILMNSFLKIPTRPEMERIIINVSTGAAKIR; translated from the coding sequence ATGAAAAATATCGCCCACATTACCGGTTCAAGTTCGGGAATAGGAAAGGCCATCGCAGAAATTCTTCTCGAGAGAGGTTGGAGGGTCTTTGGCTATTCACGCAGGCAAACCATCCATCACAGCCGCTACAGCCATCGCTCAGTTGACCTTTCCATACCGGAAGCCGCTGGAGATATTGACTTTAGTAAAGAACTGAAGGATGCGCAAAAAGTAGTGCTGATAAACAATGCCGGGCAAACAGATCCGGTAAAAAGACTTGGTGCTTTGCCTGAGCCGGAACTCATAAAGGGAATTCATCTCAATTTAACGGCTCCGATTATTTTGATGAACAGCTTCCTGAAAATTCCAACCCGGCCTGAAATGGAACGGATCATTATTAATGTGAGCACTGGCGCGGCAAAAATCCGGTAA
- a CDS encoding response regulator, with amino-acid sequence MTTPKYKKVLLIDDNDVDNFVNEKLVRNTGFARDVDVCESAGEALDYLKKTSKTPDELPDIILLDIMMPVMDGFEFLDEYKNLPETVTKRCKIVMLSSSESFKDLNRANSNRYVSKFLNKPLNEDILGAIAL; translated from the coding sequence ATGACGACCCCAAAGTACAAAAAGGTATTACTGATTGATGACAACGATGTGGATAACTTCGTGAATGAGAAGCTTGTGCGCAACACCGGCTTTGCTCGCGATGTGGACGTATGCGAATCAGCAGGGGAGGCGCTGGACTACCTTAAAAAAACCAGCAAAACACCTGACGAACTTCCTGATATAATTCTTCTGGATATTATGATGCCGGTTATGGATGGGTTCGAGTTCCTTGATGAGTATAAAAATCTTCCTGAAACGGTGACAAAACGGTGCAAGATCGTGATGCTCTCAAGCTCTGAAAGTTTTAAGGATCTTAACCGCGCCAACAGCAACAGGTATGTGTCCAAATTTTTAAATAAACCGCTTAATGAAGACATATTGGGAGCGATAGCGCTCTGA